CGATCAGTTCTTGACAAAAAGAACATGACCCGAATTGGGACTGCCCTTCAATTTCTGTGGCGTTTTTGTACCATTGGAGCCCGTGTACTTGCACTGGCATTGTTCACTTCAGAATACAAACTGTGGATAGTACCAGTGTGTGTGGGTCACTGGGGTATTATGACCGTGTGGATAATGCATCAACATACTGATTTTTTGTGATAACAATGCAGGGGAGAAACGTCAGTGTGAAGAGTACTTGTTCAACATGGTCATTGGTATGATTTACCTGTTCTGCTTTCTGAACATAAAGGATGAACCCACACGCTACAAAAtaactgtatattatattatcGTTTTTCTagagaattttattttgattgtacTGTGGTATATACGGACAGACCCTAACGTGTGGTATCATCTACCTGCCTTTGTCAGTGTTTTTGCTAGCTCCCTCGTGGGTGTGAGTGTCATGACAGTCTACTACCATTTCTGTCATCCCAAAGGAAAACTTCCAGAAAAAGATCACCAAGCAGCCTGCTGTTAATTGATACAGATCAAAGTTATAGTAAACCAATCATTTATAAGcctgaaaatatttcataataggTCAGATTTAATGGGGTAAACAAAAAAGGGAATTATTCACGTGTTGTAAAAGTGACTGTGATAATCTTTGTAAGTTATCAAAGTGAAGTAATGAAACAATTTTGGTATGACCTATAAAACAATCACTTGGATTTTGTATGACCTTAACTGTGGAATGATCAGAACCATTTAATTAGATAATAGTACATCTTGTAAAGCATTCTAATTGTCTCTAGGTCTTTTTACTGGAAGTTGtatagctgttgttgtttttttcagtgttgtaatgaacaaaataaaatagatgtGTGTCTAAGTAGTGTATAGTAGTGATTACTTTTCAGCACATACTTGTGTAAAAATAGAAATGATTTATGTGCAATGCAgacttaagaaataaaaatacgtcTATTTCGCTACAACAGAAGCACAAATCACTGGATAGGATCTAATTAATTTCAacgtaaaaagtaaaaaaatatgtgGGGGGGGGGtaactttataagtaaaataaatctgtatacatcttataaagtgtataaatataaaacacaagaaaGTAGCAAACGTAGGTTTTTAAAAAAGTGGAGAAAATCTTTATACCATTAATGTGCTATCTGAGGATGTATAGATAGATAAAATACGTCTTTACATATAGTTTGCATCTTTTACCTAAAACAACTATGCAATTTCGTCTCCTAAGTAAATTTTAGCTTTTgatttttgttggtttgtttttaaactcaaatataaaaattCGTTTCTAATACCATGATATAAAAAAGATGCACCTTAGGCCCTTACCCTGAATTGTCTGGATCAATAGAAGTGAATACTCCCGATTCTGAAATCGCTGGCGCCATCTGCCGATCATCTGCAGATTCAATGTTGAAAGTAACAGGTTTACGAACAGGGCTGCCTTCCACCGGGGTATCACAGGTGTACGATGATATATTTGAAGCATTTGGTCCACCATGTTGGAAAAGACCTTGTAAAAGTTCTTCGAAACTTATTTGTCCATCTTGATCACAGTCTAATTTATCAAACAGTTGAGCAACAACCTGagataaaatatacagaaatgtgTATAAATCAGTATGTCTGTACAAGAATAATACTATCACgtataatatttgttactttttactatgtaacactattataaaaagCGCTTTGTTAACTGTACACATTAAAACTTACTTTACATacaaagtgaaacatttttatagcaaagtaaaattaaagtcCTGTACCTGGAACAAAATCTCAAACGTTTCTTCCATTGTTCACAATGTGGTTAAGGTAATACAGTTAAACTTCAGTTATGTCCCTGTTGTTTCccatttgtttgttcttaaacaGAAACTTCATACTTAGCTATCTGAGCTACGTCCgtcaaatgtataaaaaacattattattttgattcTCAAGTTACCAAACAAACTAAAGAGCTCTTCTGTAACCTTTAAGTTTCGTCTGGTTTTTCAGCAGTATTTAAAGagttattgtataacattattacTAACATATGTACATgaaaaattagattaaaaatattacaaacttaaacttatttttacaaaatattttaggccTAACTAACGATATGATCTATCATCAGACTGCTCCTATCTTAAAGGTCACCAAACTAAAGTATGTGACCTTGACATATGACCCTTCTTCTCTCTCTCTTATGAGTAACTAGTTACTGAAAATTTTACACACTTTCTTtttcaaaaaacagaaaatacaacaaaatgaCTAGATGTTAGAGAATAACTAACCCTGTGCTGTTGCTACAGACTGCATCTTGTATATTTATAGAAtttgttatttatcttaaaatacaaaCCAAgttcaagtaatatttactaatttctATCTATACAACAGATTGCATGCAttactaaaaaaacatttcaatgaaaCATCCAGAGAGTGATACTATtatttataacacacacatacactgtgtctatacaatatgttatatgtatattcatAAAATGTAGTCTATCATACAAAACACACATTGACAATATTCTTGATGATAAAACATATGAATTCTCTTCAGCaagtatcaaatattttattttaaaaaaatcatttaaagaagaaaaactaaatgaATACACCAATATTACAATTTtcttacttaataataaacagcagaaaatttacaaattatctttgtattataaacatacatCATCTGACATTTCCATCCCGATATGTTCAAGATACTGGGTCAGCTCTTCCAAGTTCAGATATCCATTGTTTCCAACCTCGAGTTTTTCCAGATGTTTCTGAGAAACTCTTCTGCACTCCTTACTTGTGAACCGAATGCTGTATCCATTTCAAAGGATTTACTTCTTTGAGATACACGGTTGAGATCTGTGGTATTTCCCTGCCTGCTCTCTGGAGTTGAAAGTAATGACTGAACTGGAGAATAACCCATTGAGGATTTGGGAGTGGGTTCACTATGGCCTCGATGTATAAATCTATTTCGTTTGAAGTCCTGTACAGTGAAATAGCAAGCTTGTAAAATGTCGAGTTTAACATAGataaaaaatataccaaaaaacttcacaatataatttgttataaacatgaATTATGTTTATTGCAAATAGAACGTCTCCGAGTTGGAGCCTATGAAATTCAAAGAGTTTAATCATCAGAGCTGCACTTACAACAGTCTAGTTGTTTGATTTCATACAAATAAATCTCACTTTTTAAGGAAACAGATTTAGTGTATATTCAAAATTGCTCTAAAGTTACTTGTTTCTAACAAGGGCTAAATGCTCAATTATACACTTAAGTTTGTTAATAGCCTGTTGTGTAGTACTCAGATTTGttcaaatttaaacattattttacaggtaacaaaaataaatcaaaaaatttttaaattaaaatcacaaatctttttgttataaattatccaTTGTCACTGTGGAGATCAAACACAATGTCTAAATAATTATACAGGCAATGCCACATTTCTTTGTGTAATCTTTTATAttgaatgttacaaaataattttgtatttagcaTATTTTCATgcaacttttatataaaattgaagATTTTATTCCAAATTAGCTGAAAgaattatttacacaaaagtataacctagaataacttttgtaaatatttttaacaggtATTTATCAAAGTTATGCagagaaaaatgtaaaaagcATACCAGTTAGTATCAGTCATTAATCCAcatcaataattaattttgtgtcaAAGAGATTAAAACAACTACTTTGATGCTGTCCAGTTGCAAGTAGTAACCATAACCAATGGAGGTTATAaccaaagaaaagtttaaaaactgaaaataccaCAACACACAGTACACTCTATATTACAAAGTACAAACCAAGAAAGTGAACAAATTAAAAGACAGAGGAAGAAAAAAAAGCACCACACAATAATGAGACCATTCTATTTTTGCCACAGACAGGTGTATCACATAAGTGAGTGTTCACGTATTGTGCAGGAGCTTGTTTTAGCATAAATACCAAGAAGCTAAAAgtagtctttttttcttttttttttagcaaagtaGTTTAGTCAGATAAGTCAAAATATAACTTGACTCAGATGGGAGAATAATAATGTGGTGAAAGCCATCGGAAGAACTGTACGATAAATATCCATGACCAACCAGAATTCAAGGAAGAGACAACAAAGTATCCGTACGATAAATGTCCATGACCAACCAGAATTCAAGGAAGAGACAACATCAAAGTATCCGTACGATAAATATCCACGACCAACCAGAATTCAAGGAAGAGACAACATCAAAGTATCTGTATGATAAATATCCACGACCAACCAGAATTCAAGGAAGAGACAACAAAGTATCCGTACGATAAATATCCATGACCAACCAGAACTTAAGGAAGAGACAACATCAAAGTATTGGAGTGCATGACAACTTCAGAAGTTGATGTATTTGTATCAACGAAAGGCTATACAAATGGATAAATGTACAGAGATACTTTAGAAAGAAACCCGAAGAAGTCAGTTTGGAATTCAAATGTAAGGAAGTTTCTTCTCCAAGAGATCTGGATTCCAAACACATATCTAAACTTGTTCAAGGCTGTTTGGTGGAAAATAAAGTGTTCTCTGAATGAAATCTTTGTTCTCACAACCACCATTCTCAATCACACCAAATATTTGTGGGATGAACTTGGTTCCAGGATGAGTGGAGAACtgttaaatttaacaaataattatggaaaaagCTGCAGGAAACACTGAACACCATTGAACCAGGTAGTTGATATACAATATCACAAAAAGACTGCAAGCtgttattacagtaaaataataaaacaaatgataatcAACAGTAAATATTTAAGTCTGACTAACAGTTTGAGAACACCTGTCATAATTACATCATCTAAAAATTTGTATCAGGAGATAAAATGTTCCAATTGCACTTACAAGATGATTGAATATacctatatattaaataaaactaaccaCCTTGTTtgcaacaaacaaatttaatataaaatattaaaatacaataacataggACACCATCCAAAAATTGTTGTTCTCACTGTACATTTGTCATTACATGTacctacaaaataatttattacatgtacGTGTGAAGTTTGacagtttgttgttaaacaaaagctacataatgaatatcaaaacgtgattttagtgttacaagtccTCAGTTTGGTtggcatattttgtttaatttcatgtaaagctataTTAGGGTTacttgtgctagccatccctaatttagcagtggaaaaagagcaactagtcatcaccatccatcactaacccttgggctgctctttaaacaacaaatagtgggattggctctaacattataatgcctttgTGTCTGAAAAGGTGATAATGTTTGTTGAAATGGGAATTCAAACCTATGATCCTCAGATTTCAAGTTAAGTGCTCTAATCACCTGGATGTGCCAGGcctataagccctcagacttaccactgaaccataGAGGTGGGAAACGTGGAAGCAAGCACAATGATATAAAAGATTTTCCTTCACTTACAATTATTTTTCACTCTTAAGTAACATATAAGAATAAGCCAAAGTTAATCAAGTCTAAACAttcaaagtaaatgtaaagttaaacCCTCTTAACTCCTTTCCAAGTCTTTAAAGCGACACCCTCTGTTAACAACCTGCTGCCAAAGTAAGGTAGCACCCACTATTAACACTATCACAACTACAATACATGTGTGCATCCAGAGGTATATGGGTCAGTACCACAAATGCACATCTGTGTCAACTGAAACATTGAGTCAAATGTATTTTACTGGAGTCACTATGCACTGAATGTGCTGCGATGGCACTCACGCGAGTCTTCTGTCTTAGAAGTTttacttggttttaattttttttaatttttcatatactTTATTGTTAGCTTTTACAAACgtgaataaaagataaaaataatgctTTGATGTGATGTTCCTATAACCATAGTTTACACTTGTACATTCAGACATAGTCAAAAaccataacaaaatataaacaaataaactatgcactcataaaataattttagctgCAATGCCAATGATGTTCATAGTTTCCCTGGTACAGATTTTTGTTGATTAAACATATATTCTATGTGATATTGTATTATTACAATGCTCCTACTGATGACACCAATGTCATCTCCAAGGCAGCTCCCACTGATGACATTGGTGTCATCTCCAAGGCAGCAATGAATTTGTTAGGCAAAAAAGTGGAAATGATTTATGACatcttaagaaaaaaataaccagaaattttttTCCACTTCCATCACAAGAATCTTCATCATTTTAACCAACATGATTTAACAGGTCAGATTCTTTTTTTAGAACTTTACCACAAACACAGTTAAACTTTAACCTATTGTCTATGTTACAGTCTTATAATGATTAAATCATATCCCATACAAgatcgttttttttttcctgtctgGATCACAACTACTATCTTCTAATAATCATTCcttattttgttgaaaagttttcttattgtttaatagAGTTAAACTGTCTTAAAATGGTGTCTTAAATTTTTCAAATGCaaaaagtttagttattttagttcTTATTGATAAAACCAGTTATTTGGTTCTGTATTGTTTAAGTAAGGAATTAGAAACTAAGTATTAAACACATGCAAATAAGTTGATACATAAGTATCCTTATTGGTCTATTCTTTACTTTAATACTATGGATTACAAACTCTGTTGAACTAGTTAATAAATCTTAGATGACCATTTTTTAATCAGCTTTTTAAAGACAACAGAGAACCATTTATTCACCACACTGAAAATACTGGAGGAACaaactttatatgtttttattcctGGTAAATCTAAAGTGTGGCATGTACAACATAACAATACTCTTAACATGAAATAGGTATTTATGTACCTGAAGAAAGGCACACGCAAGCACACTGTTCAcaaaaatcaaccaaccaatcacaAACACCTCCACTATGATCAAGTGAATCGTACGACACAAACTCTATTCATGGATGCTACAAGATGAAAACCCAACCAATTTCCAAAACCTATAACAAACCTAAAGAGTGCATAAAAATGAATCAAAACATTGTCTTCAGAGAAACATTATAGCAGATTGTCTATTATACATCCATTTTAATTGCTAACCATGAATAAATGATGTTTATAATAAGTCTTAAACTCTTTGATATACCATGTACAACAACATTACAAATACTGAATACTTCACTATTTTTAAAAGTCAATACTTAATCTCTCAGCCATGTTCAAACCAAAGGCAGaatgataaaacattcaacactTTAACTtggttttatgtttatatctacCAAAATTGTCCTTCCTAAATACCTAATCTAGTTAGTCTGTCAAAAATCCAGccataagttatattaaaaataaagatcaaaACTGACCAGTTTATTTAAACCAGtgctttaatttaaaaagtactatACAATTGTCATAAACATATTCAAAATGACCAGGTTCTACTGTTCTAAATACAGAAAGGCAAGGTGCCTAAAAAGTTCTGAGCAGCTAACCTATGTCTAAagtatcagttttgttttcaaacttcttACTTCACTTTTGATGAGAATTCCTTAGCATAAGGATGCACATCTGAAGCTGTTACCACGATACTTACACGCTGCACATCACTGCTGTCTATTTTAGGTGAAGATGTCCATACCATATCTGAGTTTCATGACTAGCATCTTGGACAAAGAGAACCTCCGAATCTGAGAAATCTACTTGAAGTCCATTTTCTGCATCTGCTAGTGACTCTGGTCGAGAACGTCTGCCATACTTCTTGTTCCCCAACACCAGTTTGGGGGACACTTCACGATCTATCgtgaaagttttaacaatgtaattttctgttaccttattataatttattacacaaaACTTATTACCAACACCAACTGTAGTTGAAACATTTGAAAGGAATACCTAAATGATTCAGATGCAAAAGTTTATTGCCACAAGAAGCTCTGATGTATAAAAAATAAGTGCAAAACATAAcccaaaattattcaaattatggttaaaattataacacaaacaacaatgaaacaactAACAAATTTCATATTAAAGATTTAGCATCAGGAGCATTATTTATAAGAAGATGagagtattttctttaataacacaCACCTGATAACTGGTAAGATGCATCACCCTCACTCTCTTCACCTTCATCTCTGATGTTCACAGACTGAGTTAATACTGATACGAATCCTTCTTTGAACTCCTGAAAATCGAcctaaaattaaaacatcattaaaatgaTGGAAAATGGGTACCTCTTGTTAGAACTGTAACTTATGCACAAATTAATTTACAGAAGGCTGTGGctgttaataaagaaacaaaagatgaTAAATGAGTTAATACATGTGTTATTTATGCACtaagtgttatatatttattctctgcacagttcttttgtaaaaaaatatcaacCTTCTTAAGGACTTCAGTGAACTAGAACATTACCTATATTTCTTACTCTCCTTTTAGAAAACATATACAAGTGCTTGAAAATGATTTTaagaatttacagaaaaaacaaacaagactgacCATTTCCCCCAgaaagaaaagaatataaaagaTGTTTTGGTATAGGACTCGCATACCCTGTTCTTCATTGAAAAAACAATTCTACAAAAATTATCTGCTATTTTTCACATAACCTTTttagattaaattataaaatgttactcACCCTTCCAGTTGGATT
This genomic window from Tachypleus tridentatus isolate NWPU-2018 chromosome 10, ASM421037v1, whole genome shotgun sequence contains:
- the LOC143228188 gene encoding ninein-like protein isoform X2, with the translated sequence MDEDSSQDTYVAQLREVFESCDLTGTGYLGCDEVTSLCQKLQLTDQVGIFIKHLFGSNPTGREFKEGFVSVLTQSVNIRDEGEESEGDASYQLSDREVSPKLVLGNKKYGRRSRPESLADAENGLQVDFSDSEVLFVQDASHETQIWYGHLHLK
- the LOC143228188 gene encoding ninein-like protein isoform X1, with translation MDEDSSQDTYVAQLREVFESCDLTGTGYLGCDEVTSLCQKLQLTDQVGIFIKHLFGSNPTGRVDFQEFKEGFVSVLTQSVNIRDEGEESEGDASYQLSDREVSPKLVLGNKKYGRRSRPESLADAENGLQVDFSDSEVLFVQDASHETQIWYGHLHLK